One genomic segment of Ictalurus punctatus breed USDA103 chromosome 4, Coco_2.0, whole genome shotgun sequence includes these proteins:
- the LOC124628063 gene encoding P2Y purinoceptor 2, with the protein MATLNVSSVNSSAFPRCNLTDDFNNILLPVTYSVVLVFGLLLNLTVMYTIVFRIKHWSPNTIYMINLTVCDTFYILTLPFLIYYHASKKNWPFGEVFCKLIRFLFYTNLYGSILFLTCISVHRYIVVCHPVRSMGLVNACRARYVSVLVWVVVLIFQAPVLYFTQIKKERCSDTTADHLFVHFLPYSSFISVSFFLIPFLLVIVCNSLMVRKLIQPSRVGGAISQNSKRKSVKMIVIVMLVFIVCFVPFHLTRSLHYVFRYLTVSCNHLVGSRIVYKVSRHLASINSCIDPILYFLAGQGFRRSLPKKMKQDQNAEEDKHLSSSQID; encoded by the coding sequence ATGGCCACTCTAAATGTGTCCAGCGTCAACAGCAGTGCTTTCCCCAGATGCAATTTGACCGATGATTTCAACAACATCCTGCTTCCAGTTACCTACAGCGTGGTGCTAGTGTTCGGCCTGCTGCTCAACCTCACTGTCATGTATACCATCGTGTTCAGGATCAAACACTGGAGCCCCAACACCATCTACATGATCAACCTGACTGTGTGTGACACATTTTATATCCTCACACTACCCTTTCTGATATATTATCATGCAAGCAAGAAAAATTGGCCCTTCGGTGAAGTGTTCTGCAAACTTATACGCTTTCTCTTCTATACCAATCTATATGGTAGCATCCTCTTCCTCACGTGCATCAGCGTCCATCGCTACATAGTTGTTTGCCACCCGGTGCGATCGATGGGCTTGGTTAATGCCTGCCGTGCCCGTTATGTCTCAGTCCTTGTCTGGGTAGTTGTCCTCATCTTCCAGGCACCAGTTCTCTACTTCACCCAAATCAAGAAGGAAAGATGTTCAGACACCACAGCGGACCACCTCTTTGTGCATTTCCTGCCCTATAGCTCATTCATTTCGGTCAGTTTCTTTCTAATACCCTTTCTTTTAGTGATAGTCTGCAACAGCCTGATGGTGCGTAAACTCATCCAACCCAGCAGAGTAGGAGGTGCAATATCTCAGAACTCCAAGAGAAAATCTGTAAAGATGATTGTTATTGTGATGCTGGTCTTCATAGTCTGCTTTGTACCCTTCCACCTCACACGGAGTCTTCATTATGTTTTCCGCTACTTAACAGTAAGCTGCAACCACCTGGTGGGATCTAGAATAGTGTACAAGGTCTCAAGGCACCTAGCAAGTATTAACAGCTGCATTGACCCCATCCTCTACTTCTTGGCTGGCCAGGGTTTCCGACGCAGTTTACCTAAGAAGATGAAGCAAGACCAGAATGCTGAGGAGGATAAGCATTTATCAAGCTCTCAAATAGATTAA